Below is a genomic region from Falco naumanni isolate bFalNau1 chromosome 17, bFalNau1.pat, whole genome shotgun sequence.
attttatgtttttcaagcttttatttttagagccGGAATGGTTACAGCCCTGTTCTTTCCCCTTTATGTTCCTCATTTGGCATGGTCCTCCTagatacagcagaaaaagtggaaaaaaaccccaaatattgTTATTTATGTGGCAACGTTTTAAACCATCACCATGTTGGAAAAGCTGTGTAGTTTTCCCTAAGCTGACAATCTCTGAAATGTCAAAAGACcgggaaagaaaaagaaaataaataataaaattgaaagaaatgttGCACTCCGGCATGTGGTTCTTCATATTCTGCTAGTAACAATAAGACAAACTGGAATCTGAAACACTGAGGGTTCTCCAGCTTCCCATGTCAAAAGTGAAATGGGAGAGGGCATTATGTTGCATAGCATTGCAGAAAACTATAATTTTTAGATGTAAACCTGCCTTATGTTGCTTAGAAATGATACTGCTAGAGGTTTACCTGCAGCTCTAATAAGCTTTTCTCAGCTCATGTATTTATACGTCTGCACACCAGAGTTACTTAGTAGAAATTCTGATTTGTCTGGCACAGCAAAGTTGAGACACAAACCATGGAGACacagctccttcccccacctTTAATGAAATGATGTGTGAACAGAACCCGTTATTACCTGGCAAGGTGAGGAAATGGCTTGCTTCACAGAAAGAGCTCCTTCTCTAAAGAGCCCTTCTGACCTGGCCACAGCCTAAGTCCTCATCCCTCACCCACAAGTTCAGCATGAGGCCTCGCTAATAACCACTGACCCAAGAGGGGACTTTCTCCCAGTCCTGATGTTCTACTGGAGCCTgcaaaaaccccacacagccTCTTTTGGCAGCGAGAGCCCTGAGCAAGCGTCACTTAGCTCATGAAAAGTGATGGGGTAAAGGAAGTGCTGGTCCTCTACCTTTCTGACGGTGGAGAAGGTGGTGTGGGACTTCCTCTCCCCCTTCATCTGCTGCCCGGATGGTCCCTGGATTCTCTTCAGTGACATCCTCAAGGTCTGTGCCTCTGGAGCAAAGTAGTCTTGTTTCTGGCTTCCAGTGCAGGGTCCTTTCACCTTTCTGACATGATTCATTGCCCAACGAAAGCATAAAGTCCTCATCAAGGTAATTTACACCAAAGTCACCTGGTGGGAAGAGAATCCAGTTCTCACTTCTTGTTGCTCAACTACCAGGTCTCCAGCAGTGTGAGGCGTGACCAGGGTTAACTGGAAAATAGGGGTGCTGATAACCACAGTGCATGGCTAATCTGAGTTGGGTTTCTGGGTCGGCGATCACCAAACATCATTGCTTTGTGCATCTGTGGGTTATCAGTCTAACACCACACATGGCACCCAAGCCTACACTTCTGTCCAGGTCCTGGGGACCTGTGTTCCATGGGAAGCTCTACCATGCCCAGTGTGGCAGAGAAGAGGGGAGCTGACATcactgggggggaggggtgaCCAGGGAGCTCTAGGAGAGGCCACAGAGAAGGTGGGACTCAAGTAATCCTGGCAATGCCAGGGGTGCAGGGATCTCTCTGCCCTGGTCACTCTAGGTGCACTGGCAGCATCTCTTACCTTCTATCAGCAAATCAGCGTTGTAAGAGAAGCACCTGACCTACCTGCTCCTCACTCCCAATCACTTACTCAGTCTTTTTAAGAAGGAGACTGTGTCCTGGTAGCCGTGGATATAAAACTGGTCCAGAACCTGCAGGGGGGAGGTGGTGGTCAGGGCAGATGGGCCAGCTATAGGGAGGGGTCTCATGGCTCTGGGTACCTGTAGAAGGAGCTCACCTGATATGtgggaagctgaaaaatatACTGCAAGCGgcagatgtttctttttgatATCTGTAAAATACAGTCAGAGAGTTGGAAATTGAAGAAGGCAGCTGGGCTATCTTTGGGACAGATGTCGTATTCGCCGGCAAAAGCAGACACGGTGATTGTGGTCCGGGACGTGAAGTTGGCTCGCCACATGCCGAGTTCCCCATCAACATAACGCTAGGAGGGAAAACAAGGAACGCTGAGCCTTCCTCTTTTCAGAGAGGAGGGTGCTGTACCACACATGCATGCATTAGGGGTTTCTTCCCCACCCAGGTCCAAACCAGACTGAGTTACTGCGGCTACACAGATCTCCTGCTGGGgaacagccctgcctgctgtcccATGTGCTCCAGGTCTACACCCACTGCCTCCTCCCTTCCAGCCAAAAAATTACTCTTGAATGAAACTGGAGGAAAATGCAACAGAAAGGAGTTGAACTAATCCCGCGGCCAGGGTGAGGATGGACACTTTTGTAAGAAGGTCAGTTCTGTCTGCAGTGAGGTCAAATTGCGGGGCACCTGGCTTCAGTTCTTCATACTGCAGGTGCTGTGTGATCACAGCACCAAGTGACTGTGGTGGCAAACACAGCTATAAACATGCTTAATGCCACCACTGGAGAAAGGGCTCAGGCTAGATGGGCCCTTGGCCCGAGCTGGGATAGGATCTCCAGACCACAAGGCTACTCACCACCCCATGGTATGTAGGAGggaaaaatccaaaatacagaGGAATGAAGCAGCTGCACGTTATGGCCTGTGGGTGAGATGGGAAGCACGGAGGTGAGCAAAGAGCCAAGAAAACCTGTTGTCTTTGGGAATGGTGGCTCAT
It encodes:
- the LOC121098711 gene encoding omega-hydroxyceramide transacylase-like isoform X1, with the protein product MKINGNEGRPFSVLFRGCSFLIIYELGVSVALQNLSPDILKSASRIYGASSGSIIATLVLCDCDLEEIKLSFFNTVQFSSLGHFPGGKVLKILRDSLNKYLPTNAHELVSGKLHVILTRVHDWRSVTVSEFASKEDLIQAITCSCFIPLYFGFFPPTYHGVRYVDGELGMWRANFTSRTTITVSAFAGEYDICPKDSPAAFFNFQLSDCILQISKRNICRLQYIFQLPTYQVLDQFYIHGYQDTVSFLKRLSDFGVNYLDEDFMLSLGNESCQKGERTLHWKPETRLLCSRGTDLEDVTEENPGTIRAADEGGEEVPHHLLHRQKGPCQLQKNISDPAAPFDPSSFFKEKKSIWQPSLQTDTKLH
- the LOC121098711 gene encoding omega-hydroxyceramide transacylase-like isoform X2; the encoded protein is MKINGNEGRPFSVLFRGCSFLIIYELGVSVALQNLSPDILKSASRIYGASSGSIIATLVLCDCDLEEIKLSFFNTVQFSSLGHFPGGKVLKILRDSLNKYLPTNAHELVSGKLHVILTRVHDWRSVTVSEFASKEDLIQAITCSCFIPLYFGFFPPTYHGVRYVDGELGMWRANFTSRTTITVSAFAGEYDICPKDSPAAFFNFQLSDCILQISKRNICRLQYIFQLPTYQVLDQFYIHGYQDTVSFLKRLSDFGVNYLDEDFMLSLGNESCQKGERTLHWKPETRLLCSRGTDLEDVTEENPGTIRAADEGGEEVPHHLLHRQKGSSRTSGLGESPLLGQWLLARPHAELVGEG